The Rosa chinensis cultivar Old Blush chromosome 7, RchiOBHm-V2, whole genome shotgun sequence DNA segment ataaaagaaaaacgatttttattttaggttttgagaaaacaagatggagaacatgttagagactcggaaatccaccaccaattacttccgaacaatgttaagttaacctagtttcaattactaaggtgtgaacagaaatcaaccaagaaacaagtcggagcagatcatgtcccttattaatgtttccctaaatacttagtctacgtgaacgcacaatagctaagcctatcaaacatgcaatcaaggcatagaacgctatcctatcaacaacacatatagtgtcaacatatttgaagcattaagatctcgtggaaacgattgattatagagttgcagtctagtgtggaacgcctacctagcatgctcttctagttgtttaaaacatcaacttttgttcaaagccttgcatacttgtggattagaaaacaagacgattaggtgaattattttctaaacttagctccaattacatgcataaatcctatgttggccaccataaaacaaacacatgtaaaagttttcaatcaatcagagataaacaaccaatccacaccacagatcaagaaactaaatttaaacaaacatatgtttgacataattggggcttcaaacctcgcccctaacaaaaggtaactagccacacatcgtcttaaattcaacaaataaaaacatgagtattagattacaagatgataaaaaccgtaaaagggagagtatgagagccacgaattcacttttaggcagccttagatgcaggCAATCCTTCAAGATAGGTCACGGCAGAAGCTTGATGGAGATGGATGGTGATGTGCacggttttccttcttgaagacttgggaattttttagactttgtgtgctagggtttagggcagaagatggcgctgtagggtGGTGTTTTTAAAcgtgttcagagcctctatatatatagaatacacagcccaagtttccttttccaattccgctttgaaagcctctcctAGTTACTTAAGCattactctacttggtgcataattaaatgattttcaagccttaataatcttcccaaaatcttgaggaatcattctaggactctccttcatatttgcagcagcaataaccttccaaaaatgcacccaAAATTCGTCCACAAAAGATTTCTGCCAAACAGTCCTGTTTCGACTAGGATTcgatttctgactctgaagcttccttcttggacaaggaacgacttcctcttgacaagtttctggatgtttcttgactcccacgtgctctatgacatcatatcatctagaatgatcaataaccttctggaaaaactccaagaaaatcgccggaaaagatctcccataaagcttcgtgaaaagctgacagtttctgccttatcgggaagcatacttcgacattgatttcctactgcctcgttgacccttttgaccagttctttggctctTGTTAAAGTATAACATTATTTCTTCCAGGATCGATGGCCCTCTATTCATAGGTACAGATGGaatgatgcaagaattgctcctcaataccgttcccagaaagctgattctgaaactgcagttttctgctttgcagcaactgttttgcacaacgatttccgtggatttcccttgtaatttctggccaaatagttgatcaaacttggtcctctgcatcagtaatTCATGATCTatggcttcgttgctccctttaagcttctatttctcttgaatcacttcacaaactacctaaaaagaaaacaaagttaaaactgactttttaaagaaaatagctaagaaaagtataaaggtttcacattatatttatcgcattttatgctcctaacAGGCACCAGTTACTTTAGTCCGGCCAGGAGAAGGAGTCTTGATGTCCGGCTTCATACAAATAGGGAACTGATCCTCTTGATTTTACAGAGACTCGAAACTGGGTAAGAGTTCTATCCTTCCCCATCTCTCCTCCTTAGACTTTTGTAGAATACTGACAAAATTCCCAACGTTTTTGGGTGTTGAAGGTTCAAAAGCAAGTAACCGGCGGTTGAtcgaatttaatttgcatgcaagAGAAAAAGCTGGGGTGACTCTTCCATCTGCAGGTACGACCACTTCTGTGCACATATAATCGATCGCTTTCTGTTTTACTTCTTGGTTGACCATGTACCACCGCCTCACACATTCAAAAAGCTTGGTCTTCCCATTTGACCACCGTTTTTGCAATTGATCATCATgcaatatatatttgaaaacTCCTGCCATGCCTTCCATtcttttccatatatatatgccAAATATACTGGTCTTTGTCTTTTGCATATGAAAGAAACCTACAGCACACCATGACTcaataattaattatatatgctTAGAAGCTCATCTTGCAGCACATATATTAATTATGTAATTTGAAGGCTCAGCTTTGGAGTATATTTTTAAAAGCCTATATTTAAAGCCTTTTTTGTCATTGTCTGCAAGTTTTGGACGTTCCTTCTTGATTAAGATTCTGGAAAGGTGAAGCTATTTGCATTACTTTGTCTTCTAGCTTgcaaaaaagaattaattaattgattaaatGAATCATGCCTGTCACCATTTGATTTCTTTTTGCAAGTCCCAGATTGAACAACCAAGCCATATTCCTTATCTTCTTGTTAATCATAATTCTAGAAACAATCAAGTTTCGTCCAAGTATTTGCTTCACGATCTCAAAGAAGtcatataattaattttgtACCACTAGCTTTGCTTCTGACAATCTGACCGTGCATAGCACAAACTACAATCTTGACTTGATCACAACATGGCATCAAAAAGCTGCTCAACATACTGCCACCGCTTCACCACCGCATACCAGCTTTATAATCAAGCTTGCCTCTTTTGCCTTCTTTGTTAACTAAATTACTACTTTCGTGGACAAAGAAAGAAGTTCAATTAATtaacaaatgtttttttttacttggTGTGCAGACTCGGTTGCTTCGCCACTGCCTCTGTATTCAAGGGGCAGATCAATTTGTTTAGTTGACACGGTGAGTCTAAAACCTTTGAATTCTGAGCCTACGACTTTAAATTCTTCTAAACTCCATTCTGTTTGCAGGCTGCAGAGAAGATCGAAACTAAAGATTAAGGGTGAGGCTCTTATTGATTTGCTTGTTACGGTTGGTGTTTAGCTTGGTAGGAGTTTAGTGTTTGTATTTCTGGTTTTGAAAGTGGTGGGAGAAGAAAGGCAGAAGCAGGGGATTGCTGAATTTGCAGGGAGCGAAGATGGCATTTTGTGCAGactgttctttttcttcctttttttagcGTCGGAACTTGCCGTTCATGAACGACTCCATGTTCCTGTGCTAGGAATTGCAGCAGCTGAGTGCGTTGAGACTccggccgttcatgaacgaccataTATGTCTCAACGGAGGAGAAAATCACCATGAAGttggccgttcatgaacgaccatgTATTTCTTGATAACTTAAGAGAGactcaacaaaagaaagaaggttgttcatgaacagcctATCTTTTGTTGACAGCAAGCATTCCGGGCGATATATTTCTTTGTTAAAGAAGACAGGTACAGCAAGGATGCGTAGTATACCTGAGCGTCACCTTTGGAGCTTGAATGGTGGCCGGATCTGCTTTGATTTTGGCAGAGCTTTAGTCTCTAGCTTGCTGCTTTGTTTTTTCCTCTCTCCCGTGTGTCTCTCCGTGTCTCTCTCTTCATGTTATTGTTCTTTATAATAGTATAGCTGCTCCTCAGATAACTTTGCCTTCTGCAGGACTTGTaactttgaaatttgaataacaCACTTTGAATTTTGGATAAGAAACTTATCCTGTATTTTGACCAGCAACAATCCCAAATTTGCTTCACGTTTGAAGTCTTTTTTTTCAAAGCTAGTAAACTTTGACTAGCAACATatctcttttgcttcttttttgaATGGCCTATTTGCTGTTTGAAATAGTCAAGGGTGTAACAATATGTATAAACTTATCCATACGGGATTTTGAATGGAATTCATGGATTTGTAGCAACCAAGATCGTAACTGCTATTTTTTATATCTCAACAGTTGCACCCCAAGCATCGTGCATGGAAAGACTTTACACATGCGATGCTTGATATTTCCCACTTACTAATTTATATTTCTGTGTATAGGTAAATGGATGCTCAAGGATTTCTTTGCTCCGAGAGAGCCCCAAAGAAGCAAGGGAAAGATCTTGACTACGGTCCTGAATACCGAAGATCGTTCCCTTTGAACTCGATCAGTCTCACGGTGTCCCTTGAGAGTAGGCCTACCTGGGTTACCACTGCCAACTTGAATTCTGGTCACCTTAGATTCGATCCTCATGCCGAAGACGGTGTCATAAAGAATGTTCGCTATTTCGGTGCTCAATTTGATGCTCACACGTTGATGAAGGCAAACAATGAAGAGGATGGTGACAACAAGCTCCCAGTTGGAGAAGATTTTTACCCAGCCCTTCATAGAATGCTGAAGTGTAAGAAAGACTGGGGTGAAGACTTCTGTTTTCGTGGTCGGGCAGTATTTGAGCATGGCATTCTAGAATGGATGGAAACCACCCTAACTGAATTTGAAGAGATATTAGACACAGCTGGTATCTTCTGTGCAGTTGCTGTTTCCCGTTATCCGTATGAGTATTGCAGTAATGTGTGGAGGGCATTCGGTGAGCTATGAGGGCCTTTAACAAACACTTTTCACCATGCAGATGGGGAAATAAGCATCTCTTTGCATGATTTGAATGTTATTGGAGGATTGCCGGTTTCAGGAGAACCATACGAAGAATTCATTCCTCCAAATAAAGATCTGGTAAAGGTTGAATTATACCATTCTACGGTTGCAGAGCTCTTGAGGATTTATACCTATCTGTGCGCTGCTTATAAGAGCAGATATGTCTACTGGCCATGGTGGATCGAACATTTTTATCGTGGGGAGATAATTTACGGAGCCTATGGTGAATGTAAGAATTCTGGGGTTCCGAAACTGAGAGAACCAAAGCTTGAGTTGAAGATTTCAAAGCAAGGAAGACTGGCTGCATTCCTCGCGTTCTGGCTTAGCAGGTTCGTTCTCCCCTCCAACAGTAAGAAGATAAGGCCTGAGACTTTCTATATGGCCTCTTTGATGGCACAGGGCATCAGGGTATCTCTTGCGCCCACAGTTCTGGGTTATGTGTACCATGGTCTTGGTGAGATGGCTACTCACTCTGCTGGTCCTGGCTCTTCCAACTCTTGTTTGCCTATCCACTACGTCATTGGCTGGCTTGGagaatattttccttatctgTACTCATCACGTTCTGATAAAGAATTCCCAGGAGGGTATCCTCGTTTGGCCAGGTATGCAGGTGTTCAAGGCAGGAGTTTAAGCATCACATAGGCTCGTATGGTTTTCAGGACCAACAAATCTGTCGTGCATCGCCCTATCTCTGTAGCCTGTGAAAAAGACCGTTTTTTGCTTGATGACAACAAATTGCCTGATGTGTTATTTGAGGTCCTCATCTGTATGCGTTCTGCAGTGCTTCCTGTGCGAGTTGGCGAGAGTCTTTTCCTTGAGCCCTATTATCCAAACAGGTTTGCTCGTCGATTTGGTCTTGATCAGAGTGTTCCCTCTAGCAAGCTATCCTTTAATGTTTCTAAAAGGCAGCAATGTGGTGTTGAGGATCTGCTGAAAGCACAGACTATCATGTATAGGAAGAACACTACCTCTCGTTTCTTTATCCCACGCTCTTCTCGTTCTGGACAGTGTACATGGTGGTACTGCAGGTGGTGGTCAAGAGCTTGTACTCCTTACTTGGAGCTATCGGTGTCCAAAACCTTCATGACTTTGAATAAGCGCCCTCCCGAAAAGCCACAACGTGTTTTCGTTGTGCAGAACTTGAGAGAAATTTCTACTGGTTTGAAACAAGAGGTTAAAATCTCAGAGGTGGAAAAGTCTCTTCGAAAATCTCGTGATGGAGCTTCTTGTTCTAAGGCCAGTAGGGCTCGTCCCACAGATGAACGTGGTGGGCACAAAAGAGTTAGACTTGAAAAGGTAGTTGAAGAGACTGTCGTTATCCCAGTGAAGTCTTCTTCAAATGGTGAGCGTGAGTTGGATGTTCACAGTCCTTTGAGAGCGGAAGCTCTAAATCAGGTCATTGAGAATGAAACGATTATGCCAACCATCTGTTTGAGTGAAGCTTCTTCAAACCAGGCTCTGTCACCATTGTCAAATATGGAGAACTCCATATCTAATTTGCTTGGTTCAGAACTGCCGTCCTTCAAGAAGAATTACCTCATTGCTCAGGTTGTAGACATTTACACTAAAGTTTCTTCATCTTCGACGCCAAAGGAGCTATTAGTCCATGTTTTGGACATCAGATCAAGTCTTGACATGCTTCGCCCTGCAATTAAGCCTCTAAAAGATGGAAAGCTGCAACTTGAAGCGTTTGTAACTGCTATTGAGAAGATGCTAGAGGTGGCGGACCAGTCGTTAGATACTACTAAGGTCCTTGAGCAGAAAACTACCATGGATGTTGAACTTGAGGAGTGTAATAAATCCAAGGGAAGTTTAGAGTCTCAGCTTGTGGGATCTTCCAAAGAGCTTGAAGCCTTGAAAGCCACGGAATCTGATATCATAGCAGATGAGCAGCGTGTTCAGAAGAGGCGATCAGAATATAATGCTAAGAGACAATCTCTTGAAGATACTCTGCAGGAACTGAAGGATTCCTTGAAAGAGCATGATGAAATAGGCCAAAAGCTTCAAGAAGACAAAGCTGTTTATATGGCGGAGAAACTTCCTGAGATTGAGCAGGCTTCGGCTTCATATAAGTTGGAAATAGAGGCGTATCAGAACCTGTTCGATTCTTTGTTCCCATTATTCCATGTGTGCACCACCTCAGTACAGACTTGAGGTAGTTTAGGATTCGGTTTTGGGAGCCTGTTCCCACCGTTTGCTCTTTGTGTAGGACTTTTGTTTCCATTTTCCATAGCTAGTGATTGACTTCGTCCTTCTCTTGATTCTGAACTTTGATAAGATGTACTTCAGCTTTAAAGTAGTTTCCAAATGTGTTTTCTTAACCTGGAACAAAACTGAAGTATCTGTTCATttatttctttcctttgtttgctTTAACCACAACTTGATAAAACTGAAGTATTTGATAATTCAACCTGTGATTGTTGATTTAACCACAACTTGAATTAATTAAAGGAAAGCAAATGTGTTGGAAAAGATGGCTGGATCCAGTTGTTACCAGACTGCCTACGTACCCTATTAAGGGATCAAGCCAAACGTAGTTCCCCCTGCTTGAATCAGGGAAATGATTTGTTTTAAAAATTTTGCAGCTGCACCTAGTTAAAGCTAggttgcctacataccctgtgaagggatcaagcTACACGTAGTTCACCTGATTGATTCAGGAATGGGTGTTTAAAATGGGTGGCTGCATCTAGCTTTGAGACTAGACTGCCTACGTACCCCTTTTGAGGGATCAAGCAGTCGTAGTTCTAGTGGGACTGTATTTCTGTGCTCTATCTTGGCCTGGATTATTCTTCTAGGTTGTCAATCCAGCGAGCATCTTAAGTGAAGAACTTTTTGACGAACTTTCCGTTCACACATGGGTAGATACAGTCTCCATCTGCATTTGAAAGCTCGTATGCTCCTTTGGTGAAGACTTTAGTAATGACGTAGGGTCCCTCCCATTTTGGCTCAAACTTTCCCTTTGACTTTCTTGTAACAATTATGGGCCTTCGTATTGTTAAGACTAAGTCTCCAACTCTGAATGATCTGAACTTAACCTTTTTGTTGAAGGCACCAGCAACCTGTGCTTGGTAGATCTCGAGCCTTTGTTGGACCGCCAGTCTTTTTTCATCAAGAGCTTCAAGTTCTGCAAGCCTGATCTTCACATTTTCATCTAGACTTGCAAGCTGAGTAGCAATCCTCAGTGATGGCAACTGGATCTCTAGTGGTAACACTGCTTTAGACCCGTATACCAACTTATATGGTGTGCACCCTGTTGCTGTACGAACAGTAGTTCTATAGGCCCATAATGCCTTAGGTAGGCGTTCATGCCAATCTCTTTTATTTCCTGAGACCATCTTCTTTAAGATGTTGCAAAGAACCTTATTGAAAGCCTCGGCTTGCCCATTAGCTGTAGGGTTGTAGCTTGCAGAGAATGCATGCTGAATATGGTATTTCTCACACAGCTGGACCATGGCCTTACACTTGAAGTATGAGGCGTTGTCAGATACTATTTTTACAGGTACACCGAAACGGTAAATGATGTTGTTCCGGATAAAGCTTGCAACATCTTCTGCCTTGACTACCTTCAGGGGAATTGCTTCAGCCCACTTAGAAAAGTTATCAGTCGCTGCTAGTATGTACTGATGTAGTCGTGAGGATTTAGGATTTATGGCACCCACGACATCTAAACCCCAGGTCTCAAAGGGGTATGAAAGGACAGAAGGATGCAGAGGTAATGGGGGTCGATGTATGAAATCCCCATGTACTTGGCATGCCTTGCAGGCTCGAGCGTAATTCACTGAATCTTGTACCATTGTCAGCCAGTAGTAGTCTATTCGTTTCAGTTGAGCTGCCAGTTTTGGACCAGCCTGATGAGCTCCACAAATACCTACATGGGTGTCCCTAAGAGCTTGAGCTGCCTCTTCTTTTGACAAACACCTTAGGAGTATCCCATCAAAGGACCTTCTGTACAAAGTGTCATTTAGATAAATGAACCGAAGGGCTGTTCGCCTCACATACACCCTTTTTCTAGGATCGCTAGGCAACTTTCTGGTTCGGCAGTATTCGATCATGTCTTTTCGCCAATCTGGCACCTCCTCGACTTCGAACACTGAGACTGCATGTATTTCTTGGGATTCCTCATTCCGTTCAAATGTGGGAGGCAATAACCGACGTTCTGCAACTGTGATTTGGACATCTCTCTCATTTGGGAGGGTCAAGGATGCTGCCAAATTAGCCAGTGCATCTACTTTGTCATTCTCGGATCTGGGAATGTGGCTAATATGTACTTCTTGAAACTACCCCATGAGATGTTTGACCCTTTGATGGTACGGGATGAGGTTCTCATTTTTGACTGCATATTCGTCATTTATTTGTCTGACAATCAATTGAGAATCTCCATAGGCTTGTAAAGTGTCAATCCCCATTTCCAGTGCTATCTCAAGGCCAATGATCAAAGCTTCGTATTCTGCAACGTTATTCGAACATATAGCCATGAGACAAAATGAGTATGGGATTAAACCCCCAGATGGTGTAATAAGTACGATGCCTGCTCCTGCTCCTCTTTTCCTAGCCGCCCCATCAAAATAAAGCTGCCATGAGGATGTTTCTGTTGAGAAAACTTCTTCATCCGGTAGGTCTTCTGGTAGTTCCATACAATCAGGCACAGGGTGTGCTGCTAAGAAATCTGCAAGTGCTTGCCCTTTGATGGCTTTTTGGGATACGTATTTGATATCGAACTCTGACAAGAATAAAGACCATTTTGCTAAGCGTCCGGATAGCACGGGCTTTGACATTAAGTACCTGAGTGGATCGGCTTTGGAGATTAGAGTAATGTTGTGAGCGAGCATGTAGTGTTGCAATTTCTGAGCGGCAAAGACCAAGGCTAGGCAAACCTTTTCGATGGGGGTGTAGTTGTGTTCTGCCCCCACAAGTGTCCTGCTCAGATAATACAGAGCATTTTCTTTCCCCTCGTCATCGTTTTGAGCAAGCAATGCCCCCAGAGATCGTTCGAGTGCCGCAATATAGAGGATGAAAGCTTTTCCTTTGACAGGTGCCATTAACACTGGAGGCTTGAGGAGGTACTCCTTGATGCTGTCAAAGGCATTTTGGCAAGTTTGATCCCATACAAATGGGACATCCTTCTTCATCAATCTTGTGAAGGGTTGGCATCTTCCAGAAAGGTTTGAAATGAACCTCCTTATGTAAGCCAGTCTGCCCTGTAACCCTCTTAGCTCTCGCAAATTTCTGGGAGGAGGCATCTCTCTGATTGCCTTGATTTTTGTGGGGTCAATCTCTATTCCTCGGTACCTGACAACGAAGCCAAGAAACTTTCCAGATGTTACCCCGAATGTACACTTCAAGGGGTTCATTTTAAGTTGATGTTTCCGGAGCCTTTCAAACACCCTCCTCAAGTCAACTTAGTGGTGCTCCCTTTTTCTTGACTTGACCACCAAATCGTCGACGTAACACTCAACTGTGTTGTGTAGCATGTCGCTGAAGATGATTGTCATAGCCCTTTGATAGGTTGCCCCTGCATTCTTTAAACCGAAGGGCATTACGGTGTAGCAGTATACCCCTTTCGGTGTACGAAATGCTGTGAGCTCTTCGTCTTCAGGTGccatcttgatttgattataaCCAGAGAAACCATCCATAAAGGACAAGGCACCATATCCTGTTGTAGCATCAACGAGTAATTCTGTAATTGGGAGTGGGAACTCATCTTTTGGGCATGCGTCGTTGAGATCTCTATAGTCAACGCAAATGCGGATCTgtccgttcttcttcttcactgggACGATACTTGCCAGCCATGTGGGATATTTAACCTCCCGGATGAAACCAGCGTCAATGAGCTTGTCAACTTCAGTCTTAACTTGAACTGCGAGCTCTGGGCGAAAGCGTCGGGGAGCTTGTTTTACCCAGCGTTTCTGATCCGAGACTGCTAACTTGTGAACTGCCACTTTTGGATCTAAACCAGGCATGTCTTGATAGCCCCAGGTGAAACGTCTTTGTATTCCTGAAGGAGAGATCTGTAGCCTTTTAATTCATCTGGCGTCAACAGAGCACTCACAAATATAGGCTTTGGGTCCTCAGCTGTCCCAAGGTTGATCTCTTGGAGGTCATCAATGGTTGCTTGTCCTCCATCCTCCATTTGTGGGGGAGCAGGCTGGGCGGTATCAATGAATTCTGGAGCCTGATCTTCGTCTTCAAACGAAACACAGTTCACTGACACTGATTCTTCC contains these protein-coding regions:
- the LOC112179113 gene encoding uncharacterized protein LOC112179113; protein product: MVFRTNKSVVHRPISVACEKDRFLLDDNKLPDVLFEVLICMRSAVLPVRVGESLFLEPYYPNRFARRFGLDQSVPSSKLSFNVSKRQQCGVEDLLKAQTIMYRKNTTSRFFIPRSSRSGQCTWWYCRWWSRACTPYLELSVSKTFMTLNKRPPEKPQRVFVVQNLREISTGLKQEVKISEVEKSLRKSRDGASCSKASRARPTDERGGHKRVRLEKVVEETVVIPVKSSSNGERELDVHSPLRAEALNQVIENETIMPTICLSEASSNQALSPLSNMENSISNLLGSELPSFKKNYLIAQVVDIYTKVSSSSTPKELLVHVLDIRSSLDMLRPAIKPLKDGKLQLEAFVTAIEKMLEVADQSLDTTKVLEQKTTMDVELEECNKSKGSLESQLVGSSKELEALKATESDIIADEQRVQKRRSEYNAKRQSLEDTLQELKDSLKEHDEIGQKLQEDKAVYMAEKLPEIEQASASYKLEIEAYQNLFDSLFPLFHVCTTSVQT